From one Caldichromatium japonicum genomic stretch:
- a CDS encoding tetratricopeptide repeat-containing sulfotransferase family protein, translating to MHDDAVARLRALVRAADGPGLTQELEAHPEYLFAETGERVILVALALLFLDRLSEAAPLVAAARAVDGRALSPQGVGDLALLYFLTGAIEEARARIAEATAADPTDAVLWARAGAFATAAGALAEAEEAYTQALALEPEPRAALLNNIAALKLRQGRLGEAIALYDRALAADPTLEVAARQRLLALAQLGQGEAALEALEAELAAAPEEPARHRRLAEAQALLGQRAAAAATLLSACERLPAAHELKPDALRMLLAARRLHEAGVHAKRWLEEAALDEETAREIALLLDEARIEAGFYAAAEDDLKGRLEDDPDGSARLLYARLLTETDRAAAAVPLLEALVESLPGRLDALLQLAHTLTALGRLEEADRLIRRVEAAAPALLVQRIEASGHQVSEEERAALERLFVNPILPPEQRASVGFCLYRVRAKAGDDRAAFAALREANELIKRQIRYDWRAHRRQVEETIAAFTPELMTRLAGQGHPSRRPIFVVGMPRSGTTLTEQILGAHPQCAPRGELPWIGRLVQLMPKALNCDQPYPQAVATMTPQDLVNAGDYYLEKAGSGVEAALRLVDKMPHNFDYVGLIALIFPNAPIIHVVRAPLDNALSNYEQNFAAAHGLMGFAFDLDWIGEMLVDHERIMAHWYELLPGRIFRLEYERLVGEPETTIRALLDFCGLPWDDAVLHFQDNEVAVRTASIRQVRQGIYTQSRAKWQRFAAELAPVEKILTRGFQPLAESDAPPPLTPALGWWGQTR from the coding sequence ATGCACGACGACGCGGTGGCTCGCCTGCGCGCCCTGGTGCGCGCCGCCGATGGGCCGGGGCTGACGCAGGAACTTGAGGCCCATCCGGAGTATCTCTTTGCCGAGACGGGGGAGCGGGTGATCCTGGTGGCGCTGGCGCTTCTTTTTCTTGACCGCTTGAGCGAGGCCGCACCGCTCGTTGCCGCGGCGCGCGCGGTCGATGGCCGCGCCCTTTCGCCGCAGGGGGTGGGGGATCTGGCGCTCCTGTATTTTCTCACCGGCGCCATCGAAGAGGCGCGGGCGCGGATTGCCGAGGCGACCGCCGCCGATCCCACAGACGCGGTGCTCTGGGCGCGCGCCGGCGCTTTCGCCACCGCCGCCGGGGCGCTTGCTGAGGCGGAAGAGGCTTATACGCAGGCGCTGGCGCTCGAGCCGGAGCCGCGGGCGGCGCTACTCAACAACATCGCCGCGCTCAAGCTGCGCCAGGGGCGGCTTGGCGAGGCGATCGCCCTTTACGACCGGGCGCTTGCCGCCGATCCGACGCTCGAGGTGGCGGCGCGCCAGCGCCTGCTTGCCCTGGCCCAGCTCGGCCAGGGCGAGGCGGCGCTCGAGGCGCTCGAAGCGGAACTCGCCGCCGCGCCCGAGGAGCCGGCGCGCCACCGGCGTCTCGCTGAGGCGCAGGCGCTGTTGGGGCAGCGCGCGGCAGCGGCGGCCACGCTCCTTTCCGCCTGCGAGCGCCTGCCCGCGGCGCATGAGCTCAAGCCCGACGCGCTGCGCATGCTTCTTGCCGCGCGTCGGCTGCACGAGGCGGGGGTGCACGCCAAACGCTGGCTCGAGGAGGCGGCGCTCGACGAGGAGACGGCGCGAGAGATCGCGCTCCTTCTTGACGAAGCGCGCATCGAGGCCGGCTTTTACGCCGCCGCCGAGGACGATCTCAAGGGGCGGCTCGAGGACGACCCGGACGGCAGCGCCCGCCTCCTCTATGCGCGGCTCTTGACCGAAACCGACCGCGCCGCCGCGGCGGTGCCGCTGCTCGAAGCGCTCGTCGAGTCGCTCCCTGGCCGGCTCGACGCGCTCTTGCAGCTTGCCCATACTCTTACCGCGCTTGGCCGGCTGGAGGAGGCCGACCGCCTCATCCGCCGCGTCGAGGCGGCGGCGCCGGCGCTCCTGGTGCAGCGCATCGAGGCGAGCGGCCACCAGGTGAGCGAAGAGGAGCGCGCCGCGCTCGAGCGCCTCTTCGTCAACCCGATCCTGCCGCCCGAGCAGCGCGCCTCGGTGGGCTTTTGCCTCTACCGCGTGCGCGCCAAGGCCGGCGACGATCGCGCCGCCTTTGCCGCGCTGCGCGAGGCCAACGAGCTCATCAAGCGCCAGATCCGCTACGACTGGCGCGCGCACCGCCGCCAGGTGGAAGAGACGATCGCCGCCTTCACCCCGGAGCTCATGACCCGCCTTGCCGGCCAGGGCCACCCGAGCCGCCGGCCGATCTTCGTGGTGGGGATGCCGCGCTCGGGCACCACGCTCACCGAGCAGATCCTCGGCGCCCACCCGCAGTGCGCGCCGCGCGGCGAACTGCCCTGGATCGGCCGCCTCGTGCAGCTCATGCCCAAGGCGCTGAACTGCGACCAGCCCTACCCGCAGGCGGTGGCGACGATGACGCCGCAGGATCTGGTCAACGCCGGCGACTATTACCTCGAAAAGGCAGGCAGCGGGGTGGAGGCGGCGCTGCGCCTCGTGGACAAGATGCCGCACAATTTCGACTACGTGGGTCTGATCGCCCTCATCTTTCCCAACGCGCCGATCATCCATGTGGTGCGCGCGCCGCTCGACAACGCCCTCTCCAACTACGAACAGAACTTTGCCGCAGCGCACGGGCTGATGGGCTTTGCCTTCGATCTCGACTGGATCGGCGAGATGCTGGTCGATCACGAGCGGATCATGGCCCATTGGTACGAACTCCTGCCCGGGCGCATCTTCCGCCTGGAGTACGAGCGCCTGGTCGGCGAGCCCGAGACCACCATCCGCGCGTTGCTCGATTTCTGCGGTCTGCCCTGGGACGATGCGGTGCTCCATTTCCAGGACAACGAGGTGGCGGTGCGCACCGCCTCCATCCGCCAGGTGCGCCAGGGGATCTATACGCAAAGCCGCGCCAAGTGGCAGCGTTTTGCCGCGGAGCTCGCGCCGGTTGAGAAGATCCTTACGCGCGGCTTTCAGCCGCTGGCCGAATCCGATGCGCCGCCGCCGCTCACCCCAGCGCTGGGCTGGTGGGGACAAACCCGTTGA
- a CDS encoding class I SAM-dependent methyltransferase, whose amino-acid sequence MNDRFDTGYVQDVAFRSGVVPGQSPAAMNGVALARGYLPPRLDRPFGYLDLGCGEGTTLLALAALYPEGRFFGVDFNPAHIAAANRAKAALGLDNLTFFEAPFVALPELPLPERFDYIASNGIYGWLDPANAAAVDAFVGAHLAPGGLFYVEYLSQPGKVAIAALWRFLQKMTPLADFGGDARARAEAALTLLERLARRGMAFFQQHPSALAAARHYLAGKKRDAYQIDHFAHNAMAEHFTPRAFDEIAARFAPQGLTFVGRADLELNDLELAVPPAQVPTFREFADPVRRELLMDFIRNEHDRRDLWGKELTADAEAASARLAAEYGLLLRVPPEKVVRQIAAPGGHAVALIGPHYDAWIAAGYDAVVRLPDAPAERTRLVKPFVRLAASGQAFLITAAAFAPRPAAAPKPEAPLSLADAINRHLIALNAARATGCQLVAPATGGMALLLAPLEVQLLAAAADRPWREAPAATLAALQALGETPILAGEGFRPAREVTLADLEKLAADFAATRAINLARLGLLAEAA is encoded by the coding sequence ATGAACGACCGATTCGATACCGGCTATGTGCAGGATGTTGCGTTCCGCTCCGGCGTGGTGCCGGGGCAAAGCCCGGCGGCGATGAACGGTGTGGCGCTGGCGCGCGGCTATCTGCCGCCGCGCCTCGACCGGCCGTTTGGCTATCTCGATCTGGGCTGCGGCGAAGGCACGACGCTTCTTGCCCTTGCCGCCCTCTACCCCGAGGGGCGCTTCTTCGGGGTCGATTTCAACCCGGCGCACATCGCCGCGGCCAACCGCGCCAAGGCGGCGCTGGGGCTGGACAACCTGACCTTTTTCGAGGCGCCGTTCGTCGCCCTGCCCGAGCTGCCGCTTCCCGAGCGCTTCGACTACATCGCCAGCAACGGCATCTACGGCTGGCTCGATCCGGCCAACGCCGCGGCGGTGGATGCCTTCGTCGGCGCGCATCTGGCGCCCGGCGGCCTCTTTTACGTCGAGTACCTCAGCCAGCCGGGCAAGGTGGCGATCGCCGCGCTGTGGCGTTTTTTGCAGAAGATGACGCCGCTTGCCGACTTTGGCGGCGATGCGCGCGCCCGCGCCGAGGCGGCGCTCACGCTCCTCGAGCGGCTGGCGCGCCGCGGCATGGCCTTCTTCCAGCAGCACCCCTCGGCGCTTGCCGCCGCGCGCCACTATCTGGCCGGCAAGAAGCGCGACGCCTACCAGATCGACCATTTCGCCCACAATGCGATGGCCGAGCATTTCACGCCGCGCGCCTTCGACGAGATCGCCGCCCGTTTCGCGCCGCAGGGGCTGACTTTCGTGGGCCGCGCCGACCTCGAGCTCAACGACCTGGAGCTGGCGGTGCCGCCGGCGCAGGTGCCCACCTTCCGCGAGTTCGCCGACCCGGTGCGCCGCGAGCTGCTCATGGATTTCATCCGCAACGAGCACGACCGCCGCGACCTCTGGGGCAAAGAGCTGACCGCCGATGCCGAGGCCGCCAGCGCCCGTCTGGCGGCGGAATACGGGCTGCTGTTGCGCGTGCCGCCGGAAAAGGTGGTGCGCCAGATCGCCGCCCCCGGGGGCCACGCGGTGGCGCTGATCGGCCCCCATTACGACGCCTGGATCGCCGCAGGCTATGACGCAGTGGTGCGCCTGCCCGACGCGCCCGCCGAGCGCACGCGTTTGGTCAAACCCTTCGTGCGGCTGGCCGCCTCGGGGCAGGCCTTCCTCATCACCGCCGCCGCGTTCGCACCGCGCCCCGCCGCTGCGCCAAAGCCGGAGGCGCCGCTAAGCCTGGCCGACGCCATCAACCGCCATCTCATCGCCCTCAACGCCGCGCGCGCCACCGGCTGCCAGCTCGTCGCCCCCGCCACGGGGGGGATGGCGCTGCTGCTTGCGCCGCTCGAGGTCCAGTTGCTGGCAGCCGCCGCCGACCGTCCCTGGCGCGAAGCGCCGGCGGCAACCCTGGCGGCCTTGCAGGCCCTGGGCGAAACCCCGATTCTCGCCGGCGAGGGGTTCCGGCCGGCGCGCGAGGTGACGCTCGCCGATCTGGAAAAGCTCGCCGCCGATTTCGCCGCCACGCGCGCCATCAACCTGGCCCGCCTGGGGCTCCTCGCGGAGGCGGCATGA
- a CDS encoding tetratricopeptide repeat-containing sulfotransferase family protein yields the protein MSVEKTFASALAAHEAGRLEEAEEGYLKVLGEAPLHRFARNNLALILLARGEAAEAVERLEETVAIDPHFADAWNNLGSARAAAGDGAGACAALERATELGHASAPLNRARLAAQANDAAAALHYAALAYQRAPSAAAAEIAARAAGTLGDPALATWVERWFAAAPGSREAFAAVVQIRRGAASAIEQAARDHLAHDPDDALACNSLGVALHQQGREEEALAALERAIALAPQAAEPHNNRAVALKALGRLAEALAAVEQALALHPDYPEAHNTRGNILSAQERLAEALAAYEAALALRPDFIEAAANACLTLSDLERAEEALARVEALIAAHGPLPLLAKVQGIVLVRLERFAEAEAPLRRALASFPDDAEVASFLGSALHMLHCEGEAEELLIGTIPRLKKPVGALNALGNLYAALGRKEEAAETLKRAIAIEPNAPGLYRNLAGVYRFRRDDGYFQNLETLYARRDELKASDRVELLYALAEACDDVGEKERAMALFIEAGRARRALLDFDIAASERTFAQLQTVITRERFLSLHGCGYPSRLPVFILGMPRSGTTLMEQIIASHPKAFGAGELTLLADSLGFGLNIDGVHLDGMPPGLSDPDRALPIESGLFAWGERYVSALRRYCATAWRITDKMPGNFAKLPLIALAMPGVRIIHMRRHPLDTCLSCFKMRFTQGQDWSYDLTELGRYYSAYWRLMAHWRRVCPEAFIEVEYERLVADTESEARRVFDYLELPWDARCLKFYEHERPVHTASLAQVRQPIYTSAIGKWQAIAPQIAPLIAALDPEIRAAYAIPDPETLPGSTL from the coding sequence ATGAGCGTGGAGAAGACCTTTGCCAGCGCGCTGGCAGCCCACGAGGCCGGGCGGCTCGAGGAGGCCGAGGAAGGGTATCTCAAGGTGCTCGGAGAGGCGCCGCTGCACCGCTTTGCGCGCAACAATCTGGCGCTCATCCTCCTTGCGCGCGGCGAGGCGGCAGAGGCGGTGGAGCGCTTGGAAGAGACGGTGGCGATCGATCCGCACTTCGCCGACGCCTGGAACAACCTGGGCAGCGCCCGCGCCGCCGCCGGTGATGGTGCCGGCGCCTGCGCAGCGCTCGAGCGCGCCACCGAGCTTGGCCACGCCAGCGCCCCGCTCAACCGCGCCCGTCTTGCCGCCCAGGCCAATGATGCGGCCGCCGCGTTGCACTACGCGGCGCTGGCCTACCAGCGCGCGCCCAGCGCCGCGGCCGCCGAGATCGCCGCCCGCGCCGCCGGCACCCTGGGCGATCCCGCGCTCGCCACCTGGGTGGAGCGCTGGTTTGCCGCCGCGCCGGGGAGCCGTGAGGCCTTTGCCGCCGTGGTGCAGATTCGCCGCGGCGCGGCGAGCGCCATCGAGCAGGCCGCGCGCGACCATCTGGCGCACGATCCAGACGATGCGCTCGCCTGCAACAGCCTCGGCGTGGCGCTGCATCAGCAGGGACGCGAGGAGGAGGCGCTCGCTGCGCTCGAGCGCGCCATCGCGCTTGCCCCGCAGGCGGCCGAGCCGCACAACAACCGCGCCGTCGCGCTCAAAGCGCTGGGGCGGCTTGCGGAGGCGCTTGCCGCGGTCGAGCAGGCGCTTGCGCTCCACCCGGACTATCCCGAAGCGCACAACACGCGCGGCAACATCCTCTCGGCGCAGGAGCGGCTTGCGGAGGCGCTCGCCGCCTATGAGGCCGCCCTGGCGCTGCGCCCCGATTTCATCGAGGCCGCAGCCAATGCCTGCCTGACCTTGAGCGACCTCGAGCGCGCCGAGGAGGCGCTTGCGCGCGTCGAGGCCCTCATCGCCGCGCATGGGCCGTTGCCGCTCCTGGCCAAGGTGCAGGGCATCGTCCTGGTGCGCCTGGAGCGCTTTGCCGAAGCCGAGGCGCCGCTGCGCCGCGCGCTCGCCAGCTTCCCCGACGATGCCGAGGTGGCGAGCTTTCTGGGTAGCGCCCTGCATATGCTCCACTGCGAAGGCGAGGCCGAGGAGCTGCTCATCGGCACCATCCCGCGTCTCAAAAAACCGGTGGGGGCGCTCAACGCCCTGGGCAACCTCTACGCCGCGCTTGGCCGCAAAGAGGAGGCAGCCGAAACCCTCAAGCGCGCCATCGCCATCGAGCCCAACGCCCCCGGGCTCTACCGCAACCTGGCGGGGGTGTATCGCTTTCGGCGCGACGACGGTTACTTCCAGAATCTGGAAACCCTCTACGCCCGCCGCGACGAACTCAAGGCGAGCGACCGCGTCGAACTGCTCTACGCGCTCGCCGAGGCCTGCGACGATGTCGGCGAAAAAGAGCGCGCCATGGCGCTCTTCATCGAGGCGGGGCGGGCGCGGCGCGCGCTGCTCGACTTCGACATCGCGGCCAGCGAACGCACCTTTGCCCAGCTGCAAACGGTCATCACCCGCGAGCGCTTCCTCAGCCTGCACGGGTGCGGCTACCCCAGCCGCCTGCCGGTCTTCATCCTCGGCATGCCGCGCTCGGGCACCACGCTGATGGAGCAGATCATCGCCAGCCACCCGAAGGCGTTCGGCGCTGGCGAACTCACGCTCTTGGCCGATTCCCTGGGGTTCGGGCTGAATATCGACGGGGTGCACCTCGACGGCATGCCGCCCGGGCTCAGCGACCCCGATCGCGCCCTGCCCATCGAATCGGGCCTGTTCGCCTGGGGTGAGCGCTACGTGAGCGCGCTGCGCCGCTATTGCGCCACCGCCTGGCGCATCACCGACAAGATGCCGGGCAACTTCGCCAAGCTGCCGCTCATCGCGCTGGCCATGCCGGGCGTGCGCATCATCCACATGCGCCGCCATCCGCTCGACACCTGTCTGTCCTGCTTCAAGATGCGGTTTACTCAAGGTCAGGACTGGAGCTATGACCTGACCGAGCTGGGCCGCTATTATTCGGCCTATTGGCGGCTGATGGCGCACTGGCGCCGCGTTTGTCCGGAGGCGTTCATCGAGGTGGAGTACGAACGGCTGGTGGCCGACACCGAAAGCGAAGCGCGCCGCGTCTTCGACTACCTCGAGCTGCCCTGGGATGCGCGTTGCCTCAAATTCTACGAACACGAGCGGCCGGTGCATACCGCCTCGCTTGCCCAGGTGCGTCAGCCGATCTACACCAGCGCCATCGGCAAGTGGCAGGCGATTGCGCCGCAGATCGCGCCGCTCATCGCGGCGCTCGACCCGGAGATCCGCGCCGCCTACGCGATTCCCGATCCCGAAACCCTCCCAGGATCTACCCTATGA
- a CDS encoding methyltransferase domain-containing protein, with protein sequence MRLLDLGCGQGLGLCLTASLHPEMAFVSIDFNPAHIAPAQGLARRAGLANVRFIEGDFVELGRLNLADDEAQI encoded by the coding sequence GTGCGCCTGCTTGACCTGGGCTGCGGCCAAGGCCTTGGACTGTGCCTGACCGCCAGCCTGCATCCGGAAATGGCGTTCGTCAGCATCGACTTTAATCCCGCCCACATCGCCCCCGCCCAGGGGTTGGCGCGTCGCGCCGGGCTGGCCAACGTGCGCTTCATCGAGGGCGATTTCGTCGAACTGGGCCGCCTCAACCTTGCAGACGACGAAGCGCAGATCTGA
- a CDS encoding OsmC family protein — translation MQVRVKWIEGLAMLGESGSGHGVVMDGPPDLGGRNLGVRPMEMLLLGLGGCTQVDVLLILHKARQTVLDCVVELEAERAAEDPKVFTRIHVHYVLTGRGLDPKRVEQAIRLSAEKYCSASIMLGATAAITHDFEIREAP, via the coding sequence ATGCAGGTACGAGTGAAGTGGATCGAGGGGCTCGCTATGCTGGGCGAGTCGGGCTCTGGGCATGGGGTGGTGATGGATGGACCGCCAGACCTAGGTGGGCGCAATCTGGGGGTGCGTCCGATGGAGATGTTGTTGTTGGGGCTCGGTGGCTGCACCCAGGTGGATGTGTTGCTGATCCTGCACAAGGCACGCCAGACGGTGCTCGATTGTGTGGTCGAGCTCGAGGCCGAACGCGCCGCTGAGGACCCGAAGGTGTTTACCCGCATCCATGTCCATTATGTGTTGACCGGACGGGGGCTCGATCCTAAGCGGGTTGAGCAGGCCATTCGCCTCAGTGCTGAGAAGTATTGTTCGGCCTCGATCATGCTCGGGGCAACGGCGGCCATCACCCATGATTTCGAGATCCGTGAGGCGCCCTGA
- the pyrE gene encoding orotate phosphoribosyltransferase produces MLDYQRAFLSLAIASGALRFGDFVLKSGRRSPYFFNAGCFATGERLMGLARAYARCIQAAGIDFDLLYGPAYKGIPLAAATALMLALEHGRDLPYAFNRKEAKDHGEGGLIVGGPLQGRVLIIDDVITAGTSVRESLGIIRAAGAVPAGVVIALDRQERGQGQRSAVQEVREDLGLPVYPVVRLDDLIQYLAETTLDPEQLAALRAYRAQYGVCP; encoded by the coding sequence ATGCTCGACTATCAACGCGCCTTCCTGTCGCTCGCTATCGCAAGCGGTGCCCTGCGTTTCGGTGACTTTGTCCTGAAATCTGGGCGGCGCAGCCCGTATTTTTTCAATGCAGGCTGCTTTGCCACAGGTGAGCGCCTGATGGGTCTGGCGCGCGCCTATGCCAGGTGTATCCAGGCGGCGGGGATCGATTTCGACCTCTTGTATGGACCGGCCTATAAGGGGATCCCTCTGGCTGCGGCCACGGCCTTGATGCTGGCCCTCGAACACGGGCGCGACCTCCCTTATGCCTTCAACCGCAAGGAGGCCAAGGATCATGGCGAAGGCGGGCTAATCGTCGGCGGGCCTCTGCAGGGGCGGGTGTTGATCATCGATGATGTGATCACGGCCGGCACCTCGGTGCGCGAATCCCTGGGCATCATCCGCGCCGCCGGCGCCGTGCCCGCCGGGGTGGTGATCGCGCTCGACCGCCAGGAGCGCGGTCAGGGTCAGCGCTCGGCAGTGCAAGAGGTGAGAGAGGATCTCGGGCTGCCCGTCTATCCGGTGGTCAGACTAGACGACCTCATCCAGTATCTCGCCGAGACCACACTAGACCCCGAGCAGCTTGCTGCTCTGCGTGCCTACCGCGCGCAATATGGCGTTTGCCCATGA
- a CDS encoding DUF4124 domain-containing protein, which translates to MSRSHRPLPLILLPLLLAVDQGHTQTLYRWVDDQGEIHYTDQLPPEHAGKARARLSEEGIAVEFKPKEPSPEERERAKELERQRAEEERRKAERLAEDRRLVQTYRTLEDLDLARNGQIAIIEAIIQVKRDQIRTLTHTLLRLDGERQSFQAINQPLPPALSEQIASNLARLHTLYGEVLNEEWRKIGVWEDFARKRARYLELKKQPAPKADDSFTAELAMLSCDETAQCHDYWRKALIYARAPLTEGERQELIAPGLAILLQRTKEEERLIHLVWIQKSSDQPVWIYLDLQCRNRQTGNLTCADPKIARLRQGFRLAVTRP; encoded by the coding sequence ATGAGCAGGTCCCATCGCCCCCTGCCCCTGATCCTCCTGCCTCTGCTGCTGGCTGTGGACCAAGGACACACCCAGACCCTGTACCGCTGGGTCGATGACCAGGGCGAGATCCATTACACCGACCAGCTCCCGCCCGAGCATGCCGGCAAGGCGCGCGCCCGGCTCTCGGAGGAGGGGATCGCGGTCGAGTTCAAACCCAAGGAACCGAGCCCAGAGGAGCGCGAACGGGCCAAGGAGTTGGAGCGCCAGCGGGCCGAGGAAGAGCGGCGCAAGGCCGAACGTCTGGCTGAGGACCGGCGTCTGGTGCAAACCTACCGCACGCTCGAGGATCTTGATCTTGCGCGCAATGGCCAGATCGCCATCATTGAGGCCATCATCCAGGTCAAGCGCGATCAGATCCGCACCCTGACCCATACCTTGCTGAGGTTGGATGGCGAGCGCCAATCATTCCAGGCGATCAACCAGCCCCTCCCTCCTGCACTCTCTGAGCAGATCGCATCGAATCTAGCGCGCCTGCACACTCTCTATGGCGAGGTCCTCAACGAGGAATGGCGCAAGATCGGGGTGTGGGAAGACTTTGCGCGCAAACGGGCGCGTTATCTTGAGCTCAAAAAACAACCCGCACCCAAGGCGGATGACTCGTTCACCGCTGAGCTGGCGATGCTCAGCTGTGATGAGACGGCGCAGTGTCACGACTATTGGAGAAAGGCGCTTATCTATGCCCGCGCCCCCCTCACCGAGGGCGAGCGGCAGGAGCTGATCGCCCCGGGGCTGGCGATCCTGCTGCAACGCACCAAGGAAGAGGAGCGCCTCATCCATCTCGTCTGGATACAAAAGTCGTCCGATCAGCCAGTGTGGATCTATCTCGATCTGCAATGCAGGAATCGTCAGACGGGCAATCTGACATGCGCCGATCCAAAGATTGCCCGGCTGCGTCAAGGGTTCAGATTGGCGGTTACCCGACCTTAA
- a CDS encoding tRNA (cytidine(34)-2'-O)-methyltransferase yields MFEIILYEPEIPPNTGNIIRLSVNLGARLHLIEPLGFVLEDRLLRRAGLDYREWAEVRVHRSLADCLAALTPPRLWAITTRGQMSYTGASFGPGDAFLFGPESRGLPDQVLATIAADHRLRIPMCPGNRSLNLSNAVAVVLYEAWRQLGFAGAEPI; encoded by the coding sequence ATGTTCGAGATCATCCTCTATGAGCCCGAGATCCCGCCGAATACGGGGAACATCATCCGCTTGAGCGTCAATCTGGGTGCACGCCTGCATCTGATCGAACCCTTGGGTTTCGTCCTCGAGGATCGTCTGCTCAGACGGGCGGGGCTGGATTATCGCGAATGGGCAGAGGTCAGGGTGCATCGCTCGCTCGCCGACTGTCTGGCTGCACTCACCCCCCCGCGGTTGTGGGCCATCACCACCCGCGGACAGATGAGCTATACCGGCGCTAGCTTTGGGCCGGGAGATGCCTTTCTTTTCGGGCCGGAGAGTCGGGGTTTGCCCGACCAGGTACTTGCCACGATCGCCGCCGATCATCGGCTGCGCATCCCGATGTGTCCGGGCAACCGCAGCCTGAATCTCTCCAATGCGGTCGCGGTGGTGCTCTATGAGGCCTGGCGCCAGTTGGGATTCGCCGGCGCCGAGCCGATCTAG
- a CDS encoding NAD(P)H-dependent glycerol-3-phosphate dehydrogenase — MAQTARIAVLGPGSWGTALGLLLCRNGHEVRLWGHDPQEIAALKRDRENRRLLPGHLFPDSLHPTDDLDEALADASDCLIVVPSQVFRAVARRLAGHLPPGWGIAWATKGLDAVSGQLLHTVAQEELGERPLAVVSGPTFASEVAHGLPTALTVAANRPEFAARIAALLHGPSLRAYTSSDLVGVEIGGAAKNVLAIAAGIADGLGFGANARAALITRGLAELIRIGTALGGRPETFMGLAGLGDLVLTCTDDQSRNRRLGLALARGQSLEAARTAIGQEIEGVITAQSIRQLAARLGVEMPISEQVYRVLYEGISPLAATRSLLEREPKAEFD; from the coding sequence ATGGCGCAGACGGCCCGGATCGCGGTCCTTGGTCCAGGCTCTTGGGGCACCGCCCTGGGTCTTTTATTGTGCCGCAATGGCCATGAGGTCCGACTCTGGGGGCACGATCCCCAGGAGATCGCCGCACTCAAACGCGACCGCGAAAACCGTCGTCTCCTGCCCGGGCATCTGTTCCCAGACAGCCTACACCCGACCGATGACCTAGATGAGGCCCTGGCCGATGCCAGCGACTGCCTGATCGTGGTTCCCAGTCAGGTGTTTCGCGCGGTTGCGCGTCGGCTCGCCGGGCATCTGCCGCCTGGCTGGGGGATTGCTTGGGCGACCAAGGGGCTGGATGCGGTGAGCGGCCAGCTCTTGCATACGGTCGCGCAAGAGGAGCTGGGAGAGCGCCCATTGGCCGTGGTCTCAGGGCCGACCTTTGCGTCTGAGGTCGCGCACGGCCTGCCGACCGCCTTGACCGTCGCCGCCAATCGCCCCGAATTTGCCGCCCGCATCGCCGCCCTGCTCCATGGACCCAGCCTGCGCGCCTATACCAGCTCGGATCTGGTGGGAGTTGAGATCGGCGGGGCGGCCAAGAATGTGCTGGCCATCGCTGCCGGGATTGCCGATGGGCTGGGTTTCGGCGCCAATGCGCGCGCCGCCCTGATCACCCGCGGCTTGGCCGAGCTGATCCGTATCGGCACAGCGCTTGGCGGTCGCCCCGAGACCTTCATGGGACTGGCGGGGCTTGGGGATCTGGTACTCACCTGTACCGATGACCAATCGCGCAATCGGCGCCTGGGTCTGGCGCTGGCGCGCGGACAGAGCCTCGAGGCGGCGCGGACGGCGATCGGCCAAGAGATCGAGGGGGTCATCACTGCCCAGTCCATCCGCCAGCTCGCTGCCCGTCTTGGGGTGGAGATGCCAATCAGCGAGCAGGTCTATCGCGTGCTGTATGAAGGGATCTCGCCGCTCGCTGCAACCCGGTCCCTCCTAGAACGCGAACCCAAGGCCGAGTTCGATTAG
- the secB gene encoding protein-export chaperone SecB, translating into MSTEHPFNERHFSIQRLYLKDLSFESPNAPDIFRGPWKPQHELTLNTRITALETSVYEVVLAVTATVKVEDKTAFLVEVQQAGIFVAQGFTEEELRPLLGAYCPALLFPYAREVISDLSTKGSFPPLILQHINFDVLFAQHQPQDAAESKDSPKAQG; encoded by the coding sequence ATGAGTACAGAACACCCATTCAACGAACGACATTTCAGCATCCAGCGCCTTTATCTCAAAGACCTCTCGTTCGAGTCGCCCAACGCCCCCGATATCTTCCGCGGTCCCTGGAAACCACAGCATGAGCTGACCCTCAATACCCGGATCACAGCGCTCGAGACCTCGGTCTATGAGGTGGTGCTCGCGGTCACCGCCACGGTTAAGGTCGAGGACAAGACCGCCTTTCTCGTCGAGGTCCAACAAGCGGGGATCTTTGTCGCCCAAGGATTCACCGAGGAGGAGCTCAGGCCCTTGCTCGGGGCCTATTGTCCGGCGCTGCTCTTTCCCTATGCGCGAGAGGTGATCTCCGATCTCTCAACCAAGGGCAGCTTCCCCCCGCTGATCCTGCAACACATCAACTTCGACGTCCTGTTTGCCCAACATCAGCCACAGGACGCCGCAGAATCCAAGGATAGTCCCAAGGCGCAGGGTTGA